A genome region from Gemmatimonadota bacterium includes the following:
- a CDS encoding (2Fe-2S)-binding protein gives MPVTFKVNGASVTVDAPPDMPLLWVLRDLLDLKGTKFGCGVSECGACTVHLNGRPTRSCQVRVETVEGDDVRTIEGLSPDGNHPLQRVWRELDVPQCGYCQAGQLMAAAALLERNPNPSDDDIDQAMDRNLCRCGTYIRIREGIHRAAQSMTDNAERGSGAREGA, from the coding sequence ATGCCCGTCACCTTCAAGGTCAACGGGGCCTCCGTCACGGTGGACGCCCCGCCCGACATGCCTCTGCTCTGGGTCCTGCGGGACCTCCTCGACCTCAAAGGCACCAAGTTCGGGTGCGGGGTCTCGGAATGCGGGGCCTGCACCGTCCACCTGAACGGACGCCCGACCCGCAGCTGCCAGGTGCGGGTCGAGACCGTCGAGGGCGACGACGTCAGGACCATCGAGGGCCTCTCGCCCGATGGCAACCATCCGTTGCAGCGGGTCTGGCGCGAGCTGGACGTGCCGCAGTGCGGCTACTGCCAGGCCGGCCAGCTCATGGCGGCCGCGGCGCTGCTCGAGCGCAATCCGAATCCGTCGGATGACGACATCGACCAGGCGATGGATCGCAACCTCTGCCGGTGCGGCACCTATATCCGCATCCGCGAAGGCATCCACCGCGCCGCACAGTCCATGACCGACAACGCCGAGCGTGGCTCCGGGGCCAGGGAGGGCGCATGA
- a CDS encoding creatininase family protein, whose translation MPVRASGPALVLFALLSTASLAAQEVSPGAAGTRAPNVEFEMMTWPEVKTALESGKTTALVYNGGTEQRGPQNVNGGHTLMGREIARRIALELGDALVAPVLPFSPNRASAELPGTIGLTNELFEAMNEQIAEELIKTGFKAVVLMGDHGGGQQQLAAVAERLDAKYRSQGIRVVYCDDVYAKAGADFDAWMEENGYPASSHAGIPDTSTMMYLGGTLGWVRLDLVKDAIGDPVLPRGQRPAAGSARLNNGITGDARRSSAELGKRVVDMKVEYAVRQIRSLLK comes from the coding sequence ATGCCCGTCCGCGCGTCCGGTCCCGCTCTCGTCCTCTTCGCCCTGCTCTCCACCGCGTCGCTCGCTGCCCAGGAGGTCTCCCCGGGTGCGGCGGGCACGCGCGCACCCAACGTCGAGTTCGAGATGATGACCTGGCCGGAGGTCAAGACCGCGCTGGAGAGCGGCAAGACCACGGCGCTGGTCTACAATGGCGGGACCGAACAGAGGGGACCGCAGAACGTGAATGGCGGTCACACCCTGATGGGTCGCGAGATCGCGCGGCGGATCGCGCTCGAGCTGGGGGACGCGCTGGTGGCGCCCGTGCTGCCGTTCTCGCCCAATCGGGCCAGCGCCGAGCTGCCCGGGACGATCGGGCTGACGAACGAGCTCTTCGAAGCCATGAACGAGCAGATCGCGGAGGAGCTCATCAAGACGGGCTTCAAGGCGGTCGTGCTCATGGGCGACCACGGCGGCGGTCAGCAGCAGCTGGCGGCCGTGGCGGAGCGGCTGGACGCGAAGTACCGCAGCCAGGGCATCCGCGTCGTCTATTGCGACGACGTCTACGCGAAGGCGGGAGCCGACTTCGACGCGTGGATGGAAGAGAACGGGTACCCCGCCAGCTCCCACGCCGGCATCCCCGACACCTCCACGATGATGTACCTGGGCGGCACGCTGGGGTGGGTGCGGCTGGATCTGGTCAAGGACGCGATCGGCGACCCGGTGCTGCCCCGCGGGCAGCGCCCGGCCGCCGGATCGGCGCGCCTCAACAACGGCATCACCGGCGACGCCCGCCGCTCGTCGGCCGAGCTGGGCAAGCGGGTCGTCGATATGAAGGTGGAGTATGCGGTCCGGCAGATCCGCTCTCTCCTGAAGTAG
- the dacB gene encoding D-alanyl-D-alanine carboxypeptidase/D-alanyl-D-alanine-endopeptidase, translated as MSFLVLPPRARRVRCATPVALALSVLLLPATAGAQALPARIQAVLDRPEFRHASWALEFYDLRDRRVVFGVNNDRLMVPGSTTKLLTMGTALEVLGPDHRFTTRVYRTGPVRDGILDGDLVLVASGDPNLSGRARPDGTYAFIDHDHSYGGPPLDTDPLTVLRDLARQVAGHGIRAITGQVIVDASLFPEGERDGGTGVTMGPLVINDNVIDIVVTPAATAGMPARVEVTPRTSYLTVRAHVLTSDSGQAQRFDAREDSTDRSHRVLVATGSVPVGSAAQNLRWVVPEPGRFGEVVLAEALEDVDVAALPRLASRTVDFAALADAYVDSLVVAEHVSLPLIEEAVVVLKTSQNLHASNFPLLLASLPEARDQARTGFDLEHDWLERAGLDLDGAAQGDGAGARAHFSPAFMTRFLGLVASRPWADGFRAALPVLGRDGTLADIQVDAPGAGHVQAKTGTYGIFDPLNRRLLITGKGLAGYLTTRGGREIAFAIYVNNFATDQPDPAVIAGQALGEIASLAWEEIP; from the coding sequence GTGTCCTTCCTCGTCCTCCCCCCTCGGGCGCGTCGGGTTCGATGCGCCACCCCGGTCGCGCTGGCGCTGAGCGTGCTCCTGCTCCCCGCCACCGCAGGGGCACAGGCGCTTCCGGCGCGCATCCAGGCGGTCCTGGACCGGCCGGAGTTCCGTCACGCCTCGTGGGCGCTGGAGTTCTACGACCTGCGGGACCGGCGCGTCGTGTTCGGTGTGAACAACGACCGGCTGATGGTCCCCGGCTCCACGACCAAGCTGCTGACCATGGGCACCGCCCTGGAGGTGCTCGGCCCGGACCATCGCTTCACGACGCGCGTCTACCGCACGGGTCCGGTCCGCGACGGCATCCTCGACGGCGACCTGGTGCTGGTGGCCAGCGGGGACCCGAACCTGTCGGGGCGCGCACGTCCGGACGGCACCTACGCGTTCATCGATCACGACCACTCGTACGGCGGTCCACCGTTGGACACGGATCCGCTCACCGTCCTCCGCGACCTCGCCCGGCAGGTCGCGGGTCACGGGATCCGGGCGATCACAGGACAGGTGATCGTCGACGCCTCCCTCTTTCCCGAGGGCGAGCGGGACGGCGGCACCGGCGTGACCATGGGGCCGCTGGTGATCAACGACAACGTCATCGACATCGTGGTGACGCCCGCGGCAACCGCGGGTATGCCCGCCCGCGTGGAGGTGACGCCGCGCACCTCGTATCTGACCGTGCGGGCGCACGTGCTGACGTCGGATTCCGGGCAGGCGCAGCGCTTCGACGCGAGGGAGGACAGCACGGACCGTTCGCATCGCGTGCTGGTCGCCACAGGTAGCGTGCCTGTCGGGTCGGCTGCGCAGAATCTGCGATGGGTGGTTCCGGAGCCGGGTCGCTTCGGGGAGGTCGTCCTGGCCGAGGCGCTCGAGGACGTGGACGTCGCGGCGCTTCCCCGGCTCGCCTCGCGCACCGTGGACTTCGCCGCGCTCGCAGACGCCTACGTGGACTCGCTGGTCGTCGCGGAACACGTCTCGTTGCCCCTGATCGAAGAAGCCGTCGTGGTCCTCAAGACCAGCCAGAACCTGCATGCGAGCAACTTCCCGCTGCTGCTGGCCTCGCTTCCCGAGGCCCGTGACCAGGCGCGCACGGGGTTCGACCTGGAGCACGACTGGCTGGAGCGCGCCGGACTGGACCTGGACGGGGCGGCCCAGGGGGACGGCGCCGGCGCACGGGCCCACTTCTCGCCTGCGTTCATGACCCGCTTCCTGGGCCTGGTGGCCTCCCGCCCATGGGCGGACGGGTTCCGGGCGGCCCTGCCCGTCCTGGGGCGCGACGGCACGCTCGCGGACATCCAGGTGGACGCGCCCGGCGCGGGCCACGTGCAGGCCAAGACCGGCACGTATGGCATCTTCGACCCGCTGAACCGTCGCCTTCTCATCACGGGCAAGGGTCTGGCGGGCTACCTGACCACGCGGGGCGGACGCGAGATCGCCTTCGCCATCTACGTGAACAACTTCGCCACGGACCAACCCGATCCGGCCGTCATCGCCGGGCAGGCACTGGGGGAGATCGCGTCCCTCGCCTGGGAGGAGATCCCCTGA
- a CDS encoding DinB family protein — MSASAAPGVIVTPAELHEHWQGHRRLTRRVIEAFPADQINTFSLGGMRPFGAMVRELLNMAEPSLQGALTDEWRSFTEGELGKAELLERWDESTRRIDELFPQLPDARFRETRNAFGMWEGTVWNLLFYVIDNEVHHRAQGYVYLRALDIDVPPFWERQ, encoded by the coding sequence ATGTCCGCGTCCGCAGCCCCTGGCGTCATCGTCACCCCCGCCGAGCTCCACGAGCACTGGCAGGGTCACCGCCGCCTCACCCGCCGGGTCATCGAGGCGTTCCCCGCAGATCAGATCAACACGTTCTCGTTGGGCGGGATGAGACCCTTCGGCGCCATGGTCAGGGAGCTGCTCAACATGGCCGAGCCTTCCTTGCAGGGCGCGCTCACGGACGAGTGGCGCAGCTTCACCGAGGGCGAGCTCGGCAAAGCGGAGTTGCTGGAACGTTGGGACGAATCGACGCGCCGGATCGACGAGCTCTTCCCGCAGCTTCCCGATGCCCGCTTCCGCGAGACGCGCAACGCCTTCGGGATGTGGGAGGGGACGGTCTGGAACCTCCTCTTCTACGTCATCGACAACGAAGTCCACCACCGGGCCCAGGGCTACGTGTATCTGCGTGCGCTGGACATCGACGTGCCTCCGTTCTGGGAGCGGCAGTAG